One region of Oncorhynchus nerka isolate Pitt River linkage group LG22, Oner_Uvic_2.0, whole genome shotgun sequence genomic DNA includes:
- the LOC115104694 gene encoding short transient receptor potential channel 2-like: protein MENLTPEQWREIVNKKMRFPLELISAIQEGNIVMVCGLLNTGDGIIRQLDDSEDRLWREALNLSIRLGNEDTMDALLQGIKFDFRQIHEALLVAVDTNQPRVVKRLLDRLDQEKGNKMDVRSFSLAIFDHSIDDSQFAPGVTPLTLACQKDLYEIVTMLTQKGHIIPRPHKISCACLECRNGRQYDLLKFSLSRINTYRGIASRAYLSITSEDAMLSAFGLSRELRKLSKKEPEFKPQYLGLEELCQEFAVELLGMCRNQSEVTTILNSCGDESQDALDQQAFEEGIPNLTRLRLAVNCNQKQFVAHPICQQVLSSIWCGNLSGWRGSKTAWKLLVSVGIFFTMPLLCLVYWIAPKSKVGKILKIPVIKFLLHSASYMWFLITLLGESITMELYRDQFASRQQNILHSSFHMVWVVGFFWYECKEVWIEGLRSYFLDWWNCMDMMVLSMYLASFTLRVLIMLKGHFLCQAPDGTEECAYFTQTVRQNWHQEDPQLIAEVLFAVTSMLSFTRLAYILPAQESLGTLQISIGKMIDDMMRFMFILMIIGTAFLCGINNIYVPYVTQPYLGRFNETFRFLFWTMFGVANQDYVDMPEFVVAEFVGRILYGIFTLVIVIVLLNMLIAMITNSFQKIEDDADVEWKFARSKLYLSYFREGLTMPVPFNIIPSPKAFFYLIRGIFRQICCCCTLNSTPDYPPITSMSNGKEVDGGGSGENQIPYRQQVIRALVQRYIESERRKFEETKRKDVGNRITELNKVVGRLHAEMKAIMQVLVDSGQAAGDIPNTDGSSILGKYIMGAKNNFRGFDNRLDNKHTPLRVTVEVGQQGKVAEEKAGAVVMLDDKGMEVEHDRKVEIGKDGRTAMGLDNTAEMEKEAKDGGMVVKQEVKVDVGLDGAEGTKQVGDMDVVKMEEGRADGRKGERRVEEVVKESEQNMENGGKGEVRVEEMVKETEHKMERRGNSDGKGEKGINKARTNEMVEKRVEGEASKAEVRMEVKDKGKKVDSSVDNTIRDKGVVGGDKTVNEMGGCGNEGKVDMGLEDVKEVERKVKAMELKEKRVVGKINVAERWNKGEGRAVEENVTERKAAKAGMVVVENTARAGVNILGEKVVPSPTGSSSSQDTGFGSQEGEGSINGGPMRPAYLSASSPD from the exons ATGGAAAACCTCACA CCGGAGCAATGGCGGGAGATAGTGAACAAGAAGATGCGCTTCCCTCTGGAGCTGATCAGTGCCATCCAGGAGGGGAACATAGTGATGGTGTGTGGCCTGCTGAATACTGGTGACGGTATCATCCGCCAGCTGGACGACTCCGAGGACCGGCTGTGGAGAGAGGCCCTGAACCTGTCCATCCGCCTGGGCAACGAGGACACCATGGACGCCCTCCTCCAGGGAATCAAGTTTGACTTTCGCCAGATCCATGAAGCTCTGCTGGTTGCCGTGGACACCAACCAGCCCCGCGTGGTGAAAAGGCTCCTCGACCGCCTGGACCAGGAGAAGGGCAACAAGATGGATGTGCGATCCTTCTCCCTGGCCATCTTCGACCACTCTATCGACGACTCGCAGTTCGCCCCAGGCGTGACCCCGCTGACCCTGGCCTGTCAGAAGGACCTGTATGAGATTGTCACCATGCTGACCCAGAAGGGCCACATCATCCCAAGGCCACACAAGATCTCCTGTGCCTGTCTAGAGTGTAGGAACGGACGACAGTATGACCTGCTGAAGTTCTCCCTGTCTCGCATCAACACCTACCGTGGCATTGCCAGCCGGGCCTACCTGTCCATCACCTCAGAGGATGCCATGCTCAGTGCCTTCGGCCTCAGCAGGGAGCTACGCAAACTCTCCAAGAAGGAACCCGAGTTCAAG ccTCAGTACTTGGGTCTGGAGGAGCTGTGCCAGGAGTTTGCGGTGGAGCTGCTGGGGATGTGCCGTAACCAGAGTGAGGTCACCACCATCCTGAACAGCTGTGGAGATGAAAGCCAGGACGCCCTTGACCAGCAGGCCTTCGAGGAGGGCATCCCCAACCTGACCCGCCTGAGGCTTGCCGTCAACTGCAACCAAAAACAG ttTGTAGCCCACCCTATCTGCCAGCAGGTGCTGTCCTCTATTTGGTGTGGGAACCTGTCTGGCTGGAGAGGCAGCAAGACGGCCTGGAAGCTGCTGGTGTCTGTGGGTATCTTCTTCACCATGCCCCTCCTCTGCCTCGTCTACTGGATTGCACCCAAGTCCAAG GTGGGAAAGATACTGAAGATTCCGGTGATCAAGTTCCTTCTTCACTCTGCCTCCTACATGTGGTTCCTCATCACATTGTTGGGAGAGTCCATCACCATGGAGTTGTACAGAGATCAGTTTGCTTCGCGTCAGCAGAATATTCTGCACAGCTCATTCCACATGGTGTGGGTGGTCG GGTTCTTCTGGTATGAATGTAAGGAGGTGTGGATTGAAGGTCTGCGGAGCTACTTCCTGGACTGGTGGAACTGCATGGACATGATGGTGCTCAGCATGTACTTGGCCTCCTTCACTCTGCGTGTCCTCATCATGCTCAAAGGTCACTTCCTGTGCCAGGCCCCTGACGGGACTGAGGAGTGTGCCTACTTCACCCAGACTG TGCGCCAGAACTGGCATCAGGAGGACCCCCAGCTCATAGCTGAGGTACTGTTTGCAGTGACCAGTATGCTGAGCTTCACCCGCTTGGCCTACATCCTGCCTGCACAGGAGTCCCTGGGTACACTCCAGATCTCCATAGGGAAGATGATCGATGACATGATGAG GTTCATGTTCATATTGATGATTATTGGAACTGCTTTCCTCTGTGGTATCAATAACATCTATGTTCCTTATGTCACCCAACCATATCTTGGAAG GTTTAACGAGACCTTTCGTTTCCTGTTCTGGACCATGTTTGGGGTGGCCAACCAGGACTATGTGGACATGCCCGAGTTTGTGGTTGCAGAGTTTGTGGGCAGAATCCTTTACGGCATCTTCACCCTGGTGATTGTGATCGTGCTACTCAACATGCTCATTGCAATGATCACCAACTCCTTCCAGAAGATTGAG GATGATGCTGACGTTGAGTGGAAATTTGCCCGATCCAAGCTCTATCTGAGTTACTTCCGAGAAGGTCTCACTATGCCTGTCCCCTTCAACATCATCCCCTCACCTAAGGCCTTTTTCTACCTCATACG GGGTATTTTTCGTCAGATCTGCTGCTGTTGTACTTTGAACTCGACACCAGACTATCCCCCCATAACCTCCATG TCGAACGGGAAGGAGGTGGATGGTGGAGGGTCGGGGGAGAACCAGATACCTTATCGCCAGCAGGTGATACGGGCTCTGGTGCAGCGCTACATTGAGTCTGAACGTCGGAAGTTTGAGGAGACCAAGAGAAAAG ATGTGGGTAATCGGATCACAGAGCTAAACAAGGTGGTGGGCAGGCTGCATGCTGAGATGAAGGCCATCATGCAGGTTCTGGTGGACTCTGGCCAGGCTGCAGGAGACATCcccaacactgatggctcctccATCCTGGGGAAATACATAATGGGAGCCAAGAACAACTTCAGGGGGTTCGACAACAGGctggacaacaaacacacacctctACGGGTGACTGTGGAGGTGGGACAACAGGGAAAAGTAGCGGAAGAGAAGGCTGGAGCAGTGGTGATGCTAGATGACAAAGGGATGGAGGTGGAACACGACAGAAAGGTGGAGATAGGAAAGGATGGAAGGACAGCAATGGGACTAGACAACACAGCGGAGATGGAAAAGGAGgcaaaggatggagggatggtggtCAAACAGGAAGTAAAGGTGGATGTGGGGCTAGATGGAGCAGAGGGGACGAAACAGGTAGGAGACATGGATGTTGtgaagatggaggaggggagagctgatggaaggaagggagagagaagggtggaggaggtagtgaaggagtcagaacagaacatggaaaatggaggaaagggagaggtaaGAGTGGAAGAAATGGTAAAGGAGACAGAGCACAAGATGGAAAGGAGAGGCAACAGTGACgggaagggggagaaggggataAATAAGGCACGCACCAATGAGATGGTGGAGaaaagggtggagggagaggccAGTAAGGCAGAAGTAAGGATGGAAGTGAAAGACAAAGGGAAAAAGGTAGATAGCAGTGTGGATAATACAATCAGGGACAAAGGAGTTGTAGGAGGTGACAAAACAGTTAATGAAATGGGAGGATGTGGGAATGAAGGTAAAGTAGACATGGGATTGGAAGATGtgaaagaggtagagaggaaggtcAAAGCGATGGAACTAAAGGAGAAAAGAGTGGTGGGGAAGATCAACGTGGCAGAGAGGTGGaataagggggaggggagggcagtGGAGGAGAATGTGACTGAGAGGAAGGCTGCCAAGGCtggcatggtggtggtggagaatACTGCCAGGGCTGGGGTGAATATCCTGGGGGAGAAGGTGGTTCCTTCCCCGACCGGCAGCAGCAGCTCACAGGACACTGGCTTCGGCTCACAAGAAGGGGAGGGGTCCATCAATGGAGGACCAATGAGACCTGCATATCTGAGTGCATCATCTCCAGATTAG